Sequence from the Sediminitomix flava genome:
CTTCCATCTTGAGTTTCAAGATAAATCTGCTTAGTAGTATCCAAATTAAATATGTAAACAGGTAATGCTTGAACCAAACTTGAATCACTATCGGCTTTGTTAAATATCGTATATTTTAGTTTTGGCATTTGATAACCCCAATATTTTTCGATATCGATAGAAAGAGTATCTTTTGTATCCACAACTACCCTTAAATCAAATTTCTTTTGTCTATCATTTTTCGAAATTGGATTCCATTCGGAGTCTTTGTTTCTAGACTCTTCTAATTCCATTACCTCTATTTTATTCTGTGGTGAAATTGAATATTCTACTGAAATTAAATTCGATGTTTTGGGTAAAGAATCTTGATAAATTAAATACTTATCATGGTTAAAATCTTGTTTCGATTGACAAGAAGTGATGGGTGTAGTCAAAACCAATATGTAAAAAAGTAGATTCCTCATATTATGGATGCCAACGACCCGGGCATGGTATCGCAGGCAGATTGCGTCGCATAGCTGCCTGTGGAATATGCCCTTTGTTGTGCAATGTTTATTTTACTCGTTAAGACCTAAAATATTAGGCAAACTCCATTTATTTTTAGTATTCTTCGATTCAACTTGAACAGGAAGGCTATCTAAACAATTGCATAATTGCTGTTTCTCTAATTTAGAGACTAAGAATACTTGTAATTTAATTGATGAACCATCTTTTAAATATAAAATCAATTGATTCATATCACCATTTGAGATATTTTTTAAAGACGTATGAAATCCCTCATATCCTAAGTAAATAAACTTTAGCTTTAGAATTTTATCATATCGAATCTGATGTGAGTTAAGAACAATACAATAATTAAGAAAATTAATTACTCCATTTTCTTTCTTTGAAAATATAAAGTTTAAAATCAGTGCTACACTCCAAACTCCTAGTACTATATAAATTGAAATAATTTTTTCAATTAAAGGTATAGATATAATAAATACAGCTATTCCGATATAAAAAAGTGTTTTTACAACAAAATCAGCAATACTATTTATATTGTTGATAGTTATGTCAAAGCTGATTTTCTTCATTTATTAGTTGCTAATGTTGCACAACGATACGGGCATGGTATCGCAGGCAGATTGCGTCGCAAATGCCTGTGGAATATGCCCCTTGTTAGCGGTTCGGCTTCTTTAATTCATTATTTCATTTTTCTTGATCCAAAGTTCGTGTCCAATTGAATCGCTTCCACTTCGATATCTGAAGAATGCTTTCTCGTCTCGGTATTTTGATTTTTTGAGGATTCCGAATTTGTAATATTCTTCACTTCCTCTTGTTACACTTACATTAGAAAAGAAAATTGTATCATTTTTGATTTCGTAATTTCCTCTCACCTCACTTATGCCAAAACATACACTCCTTTCTTTAAACTTATTATTTGGTTTCAATTTGAAAGTTGTCATGCAATTTAATGCTCCTTCTCTTTGGGCTATGAATAAGTCTTCACCTTCAAATCTGTCAAAATTTATTATTCCCCTTGGTTTCAAGAAAATTAATCCTAAACTAATCGCAATTATTACGATCATCACGTTTCGATTTCGATTCGAAAATTTTTCTTTGAACCCTTTCACAATTTGAATTAGACATATCATCAATAAGACTAAAAAGATAATTATCAAATAAATGAAAATTGGAAAAGCCCAAATACCTATTTTCCCTTCCCAAAAATGACTTAAATTCACAATTAGGAAAAAGACAATTGTTGTTATTACAAGTCCTTTATTTTTCAATCGTTTTGTTTTTTACTTACTGACCGCTAACGTATCGGGCATGGTTTTGCACTTAGGTCGTGTTGACGGTTAGCGCGGTGTGAACTATGCCCCTTGTTAGCTATCTTTTTTTCTTTCCTATTACTTTAAAAGAAGTTGTATCAGTTAACTCTAGAAGTTCCTTCATCATTTGTTCAAAATCATCGCCTTCATACAGATACAAATCTAAACTTACTACATTATCTAACTGATAGAATTTACCTTCTCCATCTACAAATAAATTTATGTGATCATTATGAGCTGACGCAAAACAAACAAAGTTTTTGTTAATGCCGTAATCACTCATATTGTAAGTCCGATTTGGATGGTCTAAAAATTCAACTAGAGTAAGTGTCCAATTATCTGTTTTGCATGGAGAAACTAACTTCAATCCTCCAAATTCTTCAAGAATTTTTTCTGCATTTTGAACCTCAGGTTGAGTGTTTATTTTGCTTTTATGCAAACTGATTTTTCTATTTGGGTACCACCCCGAATCTCTCAGAATCTTATAGTATCTACTACGTTCAAAATCAGCTTGTGATATATATTTATCTAATATCTTCTTTTGAAGAATATTTAATATGTCTTTGTCATCATAATTAACTTCAATGAGTTCAAAATACAAATCTTCTCCAACTCTAGATTCTAAATCAGACTCATTATAAAGCCAATATTCGAAATCCATACTAGCTTCATCT
This genomic interval carries:
- a CDS encoding SUKH-3 domain-containing protein — translated: MEEFEKNKILNFLVGDEASMDFEYWLYNESDLESRVGEDLYFELIEVNYDDKDILNILQKKILDKYISQADFERSRYYKILRDSGWYPNRKISLHKSKINTQPEVQNAEKILEEFGGLKLVSPCKTDNWTLTLVEFLDHPNRTYNMSDYGINKNFVCFASAHNDHINLFVDGEGKFYQLDNVVSLDLYLYEGDDFEQMMKELLELTDTTSFKVIGKKKR